The Hymenobacter sp. DG01 genome has a segment encoding these proteins:
- a CDS encoding prolyl oligopeptidase family serine peptidase — MLKSSVLPLGAVLMLLAGSAKAQQLGPLTVEKIMRDPAQWLGSSPNNIAWAEDGKTIYFTWNPEKARRDSLYRLSPTGGAPRKVSLREQQSLPTQAGEYDQRYTRKVYEKDGDIYLLDLKTQRVRRVTNTAERETDAQFALQGRAISYTRAGNLFTWDPTTGETTQRTDFRRGNKPASGEPTDKSEKFLKAQQLALFEVLRGKDQDAKARQQLQKALSKLRPKAIWLGQQTVRNLRLSPNGRYVTYTLVQEPAAEKVALVPNFVTASGFTEDISTRTKVGAAQTAYQLGLYDVGRDTTFVLGYKELKGLDEQPAYRKEYPLQAKAPTPPDAAKASDAKKEKPATEVRRVIPFGPFWSDNGQHAFLVIRSTDNKDRWIVALDPATQKISLLDRQHDDAWINGPGIGYDEGNVGWMPDNRRIWFQSEETGFSHLYTADITSGQKKALTNGRWEVQKAQLSRDRKTWYLTANKTHPGEQHFYRMPLEGGAMTQITTLPGASEVTLSPDEKTLAVRYSTSNKPWELFVMDNKPGAKMRQLTHSTTPEFESYPWRAPEVISYKARDGAEVYARLYRPANAVAQGPAVIFVHGAGYLQNAHKWWSQYFREYMFHNLLADKGYTVLDIDYRGSAGYGRDVRTGIYRYMGGKDLTDQVDGAKLLTEKYGVSPQRIGIYGGSYGGFITLMAMFTQPDVFQAGAALRSVTDWAHYNHGYTDNILNEPYNDSLAYARSSPINYAAGLKGHLLMCHGMVDTNVHFQDIVRLSQRLIELKKDNWELAVYPVEDHGFVEPSSWTDEYKRILKLFEATLNPAAPAARTTGGQ; from the coding sequence ATGTTGAAGTCTTCCGTATTGCCGCTGGGTGCGGTGCTGATGTTGCTGGCCGGCTCGGCCAAAGCCCAGCAGCTGGGCCCGCTCACCGTTGAGAAGATTATGCGCGACCCGGCCCAGTGGCTGGGCAGCTCCCCTAATAATATTGCCTGGGCCGAGGATGGCAAAACCATCTACTTCACCTGGAACCCCGAAAAAGCCCGCCGCGACTCTCTCTACCGCCTTTCGCCTACCGGGGGCGCCCCGCGCAAAGTGAGCCTGCGGGAGCAGCAAAGCCTGCCCACCCAGGCCGGCGAGTACGACCAGCGCTACACCCGTAAGGTGTACGAGAAGGACGGCGACATCTACCTGCTCGACCTGAAAACCCAGCGCGTGCGCCGCGTAACCAACACCGCCGAGCGCGAAACCGATGCCCAGTTTGCCCTCCAGGGCCGCGCCATCAGCTACACCCGCGCCGGCAACCTGTTCACCTGGGACCCTACCACCGGCGAAACCACCCAGCGCACCGATTTCCGCCGCGGCAACAAGCCGGCCTCGGGCGAGCCAACCGATAAATCGGAGAAGTTTCTGAAGGCCCAGCAGCTGGCTTTGTTTGAGGTGCTGCGCGGCAAGGATCAGGACGCCAAGGCCCGGCAGCAGCTGCAGAAAGCATTGTCCAAATTGCGCCCTAAGGCCATTTGGCTGGGCCAGCAAACCGTGCGCAACCTGCGCCTCTCACCCAATGGCCGCTACGTAACCTACACCCTGGTGCAGGAGCCCGCCGCGGAGAAAGTAGCCTTGGTGCCCAACTTCGTGACGGCCTCCGGCTTCACCGAGGACATCAGCACCCGCACCAAGGTAGGCGCCGCCCAAACCGCCTACCAGCTGGGCCTCTACGATGTGGGTCGGGATACTACCTTCGTGCTGGGCTATAAGGAGTTGAAAGGCCTCGATGAGCAGCCGGCCTACCGCAAGGAGTACCCGCTGCAGGCCAAAGCGCCTACCCCCCCCGACGCGGCCAAAGCCTCCGACGCGAAAAAAGAAAAGCCCGCCACTGAGGTGCGCCGCGTGATTCCGTTTGGTCCGTTCTGGTCTGATAACGGGCAGCATGCCTTCCTCGTCATCCGCAGCACCGATAACAAGGACCGATGGATTGTGGCCCTCGACCCGGCCACCCAGAAAATCAGCCTCCTGGACCGCCAGCATGACGACGCCTGGATTAACGGCCCTGGCATTGGCTACGATGAAGGCAATGTGGGCTGGATGCCCGACAACCGCCGTATCTGGTTCCAGAGCGAAGAAACTGGTTTCAGTCACCTCTACACCGCCGATATTACTTCGGGCCAGAAAAAGGCCCTGACCAATGGCCGCTGGGAAGTGCAGAAAGCCCAGCTCAGTCGCGACCGGAAAACCTGGTACCTCACGGCCAACAAAACCCACCCCGGCGAGCAGCACTTTTACCGCATGCCCCTGGAAGGCGGTGCCATGACCCAGATTACGACCCTGCCCGGCGCCAGTGAAGTCACCCTTTCCCCCGACGAGAAGACCCTCGCCGTGCGCTACAGCACCTCCAATAAGCCCTGGGAGCTGTTTGTGATGGATAACAAGCCCGGCGCCAAAATGCGCCAGCTCACCCACAGCACTACCCCCGAGTTTGAGAGCTACCCCTGGCGCGCCCCCGAAGTCATCAGCTACAAGGCCCGCGACGGAGCCGAGGTGTACGCCCGCCTCTACCGCCCGGCCAATGCCGTGGCTCAGGGCCCGGCCGTGATTTTCGTGCACGGGGCCGGCTACCTCCAGAACGCTCATAAGTGGTGGAGCCAGTACTTCCGGGAGTACATGTTTCATAACCTGCTGGCTGACAAGGGATACACTGTACTCGACATCGACTACCGGGGCTCCGCTGGCTACGGCCGCGACGTGCGCACGGGCATCTACCGCTACATGGGCGGCAAGGACCTCACCGACCAGGTGGACGGGGCCAAACTCCTGACCGAGAAGTACGGCGTCAGCCCCCAGCGCATTGGTATTTACGGTGGCTCCTATGGCGGCTTCATCACCCTGATGGCCATGTTCACCCAGCCCGACGTGTTCCAGGCCGGAGCCGCCCTACGCTCGGTTACCGACTGGGCCCACTACAACCACGGCTACACCGACAACATCCTCAACGAGCCCTACAACGACAGCCTGGCCTACGCCCGATCCTCGCCCATTAACTACGCCGCCGGCCTGAAAGGCCACCTGCTCATGTGCCACGGCATGGTCGATACCAACGTGCACTTCCAGGACATTGTGCGCCTCTCGCAGCGCCTCATCGAGCTGAAAAAGGACAACTGGGAGCTGGCCGTGTACCCGGTGGAGGACCACGGCTTCGTGGAGCCCTCCTCCTGGACCGACGAGTACAAGCGCATTCTGAAGCTGTTCGAAGCCACCCTGAACCCTGCCGCGCCGGCCGCGCGCACAACGGGCGGGCAGTAG
- the metK gene encoding methionine adenosyltransferase, with the protein MPYLFTSESVSEGHPDKVADQISDAILDEYLRQDPTAKVACETLVTTDFALVAGEIKSTAHVEAEPIIREVIRGIGYNKPEYLFNADTCQVMNRLHEQSADINQGVERAKPEEQGAGDQGMMFGYATRETENYMPLALDLSHRLLRELSAIRKAGQEMTYLRPDAKSQVTIRYNDDNTPEAIETIVVSTQHDEFSEDEQAMLHQIEQDIKNILIPRVKAQLGEEVQALFTSDIKYHINPTGKFVIGGPHGDSGLTGRKIIVDTYGGKGAHGGGAFSGKDSSKVDRSAAYAARHIAKNLVAAGVADQVLVQVAYAIGVAEPVGVFVTTYGTTKATGSFGHQLTDGEIAEKVQRLFDLRPYAIVQRLGLQNPIFAESAAYGHMGRQPGTKQVQLADGTTKTVETFTWEKLDYVDKIKAEFSL; encoded by the coding sequence ATGCCCTACCTGTTCACCTCCGAATCCGTTTCGGAGGGCCACCCCGATAAAGTAGCCGACCAGATTTCCGACGCCATTCTCGACGAATACCTGCGTCAGGACCCCACGGCCAAAGTGGCCTGCGAAACCTTGGTTACCACCGATTTTGCCCTGGTGGCCGGTGAAATAAAATCGACGGCCCACGTAGAGGCCGAACCCATCATCCGGGAGGTTATTCGTGGCATCGGCTACAACAAGCCCGAGTACCTGTTTAATGCCGACACCTGCCAGGTGATGAATCGCCTGCACGAGCAGTCGGCCGACATTAACCAGGGCGTGGAGCGTGCCAAGCCTGAGGAGCAGGGCGCCGGCGACCAGGGCATGATGTTCGGGTACGCCACCCGCGAAACCGAAAACTACATGCCCCTGGCCCTCGACCTCTCGCACCGCCTGTTGCGCGAGCTGTCGGCCATCCGCAAGGCCGGCCAGGAAATGACCTACCTGCGCCCCGACGCCAAAAGCCAGGTAACCATCCGCTACAACGACGACAACACGCCGGAGGCCATCGAAACCATCGTGGTCAGTACCCAGCACGACGAGTTCAGCGAGGATGAGCAGGCGATGCTTCACCAGATTGAACAGGATATCAAGAACATTCTGATTCCGCGCGTGAAGGCGCAATTGGGCGAAGAAGTGCAGGCTCTGTTCACTTCCGACATCAAGTACCACATCAACCCCACCGGCAAGTTCGTAATTGGGGGGCCCCACGGCGACTCCGGCCTGACCGGCCGCAAAATCATTGTGGATACGTACGGCGGCAAAGGGGCGCACGGCGGTGGCGCCTTCTCCGGCAAAGACTCCTCGAAAGTGGACCGTTCGGCGGCCTACGCGGCTCGTCATATCGCCAAAAACCTGGTGGCGGCCGGCGTCGCCGATCAGGTGCTGGTGCAGGTAGCCTACGCCATTGGGGTAGCCGAGCCGGTGGGCGTATTCGTGACCACCTACGGCACCACCAAGGCCACCGGCTCCTTCGGCCACCAGCTCACCGACGGCGAAATTGCCGAGAAGGTGCAGCGCCTCTTCGATCTGCGCCCTTATGCCATTGTGCAGCGCCTGGGCCTGCAGAACCCCATCTTTGCCGAGTCGGCCGCCTACGGGCACATGGGCCGTCAACCCGGCACTAAGCAGGTGCAGCTGGCTGATGGCACCACCAAAACCGTCGAAACCTTCACCTGGGAAAAGCTCGACTACGTAGATAAAATCAAGGCCGAGTTCAGCCTGTAG
- the hpf gene encoding ribosome hibernation-promoting factor, HPF/YfiA family has product MKLQMQSVHFDADQKLLDFIQKRLDKLETFYDRVTEGEVILRLNNKDGINNKTVEVKLHVPGTTLFSQEDAGTFEAAADAAAENLKRQITKYKEKLLSH; this is encoded by the coding sequence ATGAAATTACAGATGCAATCGGTGCATTTCGACGCCGACCAAAAACTGCTTGACTTCATCCAGAAGCGCCTCGATAAGCTCGAAACCTTCTATGACCGCGTGACAGAGGGTGAAGTTATTCTTCGCCTGAATAACAAAGATGGAATCAATAATAAAACGGTAGAAGTAAAGCTGCACGTACCCGGCACTACCCTCTTCTCGCAGGAAGATGCCGGTACCTTCGAAGCCGCTGCCGATGCCGCCGCCGAAAACCTGAAGCGCCAAATCACGAAATACAAGGAGAAGCTGCTCAGCCACTGA
- a CDS encoding tyrosine-type recombinase/integrase, translating to MELFFDYLRFERRYSPHTLLSYQTDLRQFAEFLLATYELTDPTQADHTLIRSWVVALMQKQQDPRTVNRKIATLRSYYKYLLRTGVIQKNPMLRITAPKAAKKLPDFVAEDSLNGLLNSFEFPDTFAGARDQLVLELLYGTGIRLSELIGIRTDELSLPGKTVRVTGKGNKQRVVPLNPTLLLVLSRYIETKQREFGPESNARPVLLVTDKGEPLYEKFVYRTVKHYLSQITTASGQQHPHVLRHSFATHLLGKGADLNAIKELLGHASLAATQVYTHLSIDKLKSVFEKAHPKA from the coding sequence ATGGAATTATTTTTTGACTACCTGCGCTTCGAGCGACGCTACAGCCCGCACACCCTGCTTTCGTACCAGACGGACCTGCGGCAGTTCGCGGAGTTTCTGCTGGCTACCTACGAGCTAACCGACCCTACCCAGGCCGACCATACGCTGATCCGCTCGTGGGTGGTGGCCCTGATGCAGAAGCAACAGGACCCGCGCACCGTCAACCGCAAAATTGCTACCCTCCGCTCCTACTACAAGTATCTGCTACGGACAGGGGTTATCCAGAAAAACCCTATGCTGCGCATCACGGCGCCCAAAGCTGCCAAGAAGCTCCCCGATTTCGTGGCGGAGGACTCGTTGAACGGCCTGCTTAACTCCTTCGAGTTTCCGGATACGTTTGCCGGCGCGCGCGACCAGCTGGTGCTGGAGCTGCTGTACGGCACCGGCATCCGGCTCTCGGAGCTGATTGGCATTCGGACGGATGAGCTGAGCCTGCCGGGCAAAACGGTGCGCGTAACGGGCAAGGGCAACAAGCAGCGCGTAGTGCCCCTGAACCCTACTCTGCTGCTCGTGCTCAGCCGTTATATAGAAACCAAGCAACGGGAATTTGGCCCGGAGAGCAACGCCCGGCCGGTCCTCCTCGTTACGGATAAAGGAGAGCCGCTCTATGAAAAGTTTGTGTACCGGACCGTGAAGCACTATTTAAGCCAGATAACCACGGCTTCGGGTCAGCAGCATCCGCACGTGCTTCGTCATTCCTTTGCTACCCACTTGCTGGGCAAAGGGGCTGATTTGAACGCCATTAAGGAGCTGCTCGGGCACGCTAGTCTGGCGGCTACCCAGGTGTACACGCACCTGAGCATTGACAAGCTGAAATCCGTATTTGAGAAGGCCCACCCCAAGGCCTGA
- the rpsU gene encoding 30S ribosomal protein S21 — protein MIIVQIKENESVDRALKRFKKKFERTGVLKELRRRTFFQKPSITNRKQKQKAIYKLATYGPDANNA, from the coding sequence ATGATCATCGTCCAAATCAAAGAAAACGAGTCGGTTGACCGTGCGCTGAAGCGCTTCAAGAAGAAATTTGAGCGCACGGGCGTTCTGAAAGAGCTGCGTCGTCGCACTTTCTTCCAGAAGCCTTCCATCACCAACCGCAAGCAGAAGCAGAAGGCCATCTACAAGCTGGCTACCTACGGCCCCGACGCTAACAACGCGTAA
- a CDS encoding acyl-CoA dehydrogenase, translating to MELVTTENQTMIAQMVRDFGAQYIKPHMMRWDETQEFPIEVFHKLGELGLMGVLVPQEYGGAGFGYVEYVTAIAELAKIDGSIGLSMAAHNSLCTGHILQHASEEQKHKYLPKLASGEWIGAWGLTEPNTGSDAGNMRTTAVLDGDDYVLNGAKNFITHGKSGNVAVVIARTGEVGDSRGMTAFIIERGTPGFEAGRKEDKLGMRASETTELIFTDCRVPKENVIGQVGDGFVQALKVLDGGRISIAALSLGIAQGAYEAALQYSKERQQFNQPISNFQGISFKLADMATEIEAASLLTYRAADMKDRGLNVNLESAMAKLYASEVSVRVANEGVQIFGGYGYTKDYPAEKYYRDAKLCTIGEGTSEIQKLVIARALLK from the coding sequence ATGGAACTGGTCACTACTGAAAACCAGACAATGATTGCCCAGATGGTGCGCGACTTCGGCGCCCAATACATCAAGCCCCACATGATGCGCTGGGATGAAACGCAGGAATTCCCCATTGAAGTATTTCATAAGCTCGGCGAGCTGGGCCTAATGGGGGTACTGGTTCCGCAGGAATACGGCGGAGCCGGCTTTGGCTACGTGGAGTACGTAACGGCCATTGCCGAGCTGGCCAAAATTGATGGCAGCATTGGCCTGAGCATGGCCGCCCACAACTCGCTTTGCACCGGCCATATTCTGCAGCACGCCTCCGAAGAGCAGAAGCACAAGTACCTACCCAAGCTGGCTTCCGGTGAGTGGATTGGGGCCTGGGGCCTGACGGAGCCCAACACCGGCTCCGACGCCGGCAACATGCGTACCACGGCTGTGCTGGACGGCGACGACTACGTGCTGAACGGGGCCAAGAACTTTATTACCCACGGCAAGAGCGGCAACGTGGCCGTGGTTATTGCCCGTACAGGTGAGGTAGGCGACTCGCGGGGCATGACGGCTTTTATCATTGAGCGAGGGACCCCCGGTTTTGAGGCGGGCCGCAAGGAAGACAAGCTGGGCATGCGCGCCTCAGAAACCACTGAGTTGATTTTCACGGATTGCCGCGTACCCAAGGAAAACGTAATCGGGCAGGTAGGCGACGGTTTCGTGCAAGCTCTGAAGGTGCTCGACGGTGGCCGTATCAGCATCGCGGCTCTGAGCCTGGGTATTGCCCAGGGCGCTTACGAGGCTGCCCTGCAGTATTCTAAAGAGCGTCAGCAGTTCAACCAGCCCATCAGCAACTTCCAGGGCATCAGCTTCAAGCTGGCTGATATGGCTACCGAAATTGAAGCGGCTTCGCTGCTTACCTACCGGGCTGCCGATATGAAGGACCGCGGCCTGAACGTAAACCTGGAGTCGGCCATGGCCAAGCTGTATGCCTCGGAGGTGTCGGTGCGGGTAGCTAACGAGGGCGTGCAGATTTTCGGGGGCTACGGCTATACTAAAGACTACCCCGCCGAAAAGTATTACCGCGACGCCAAGCTGTGCACCATTGGTGAGGGCACCTCGGAAATCCAGAAGCTGGTAATTGCCCGCGCCTTGCTTAAATAA
- a CDS encoding polysaccharide biosynthesis/export family protein, whose amino-acid sequence MNQASPRSLLRLWLLGLPLLLLTFSCTTSRVRQQNILFRTDGAGRLDTARLRDVVNRAERNYIIQPNDYLDVRVYTNKGERILDPNGELFFGSPGGTNTGGGGFSRQGTSGGIQRGGGQQQQQQRGNGQQGGISEFLVQHDGIVKLPMIDYVKISGLTLLQADSLLQVRYTEFYKDVFVTTRVTNNRIIVLGATAGGARVVQMFDDNMNLLEVLAQVGGISGGFVGPSGGGGGSGRADNIRLIRGDLKNPQVQIIDLTTIDGMRRANLQVEPNDIIYVEPIRRPFYEALADANPLFSFLGGLSGIATLIIAISR is encoded by the coding sequence ATGAATCAAGCTTCTCCGCGTTCTTTGTTGCGTCTCTGGCTGTTAGGCCTGCCTCTGCTCCTGCTTACCTTTTCGTGCACCACTTCCCGGGTCCGGCAGCAGAACATCCTGTTTCGCACCGATGGAGCCGGGCGCCTGGATACGGCCCGGCTGCGGGACGTGGTAAATCGGGCAGAGCGCAACTACATCATTCAGCCCAATGACTACCTGGATGTGCGGGTGTACACCAACAAGGGTGAGCGAATTTTGGACCCTAACGGGGAATTGTTCTTCGGCTCTCCCGGCGGAACCAATACTGGTGGCGGAGGATTTTCCCGGCAGGGTACCAGCGGCGGCATTCAGCGTGGTGGCGGGCAGCAACAACAGCAGCAGCGCGGCAATGGTCAGCAGGGTGGTATCTCCGAGTTTCTGGTGCAGCATGATGGTATCGTGAAGCTGCCGATGATTGACTACGTCAAGATTTCGGGGTTAACGCTGCTGCAGGCCGATAGTTTGTTGCAGGTGAGGTACACGGAATTTTACAAGGATGTGTTTGTAACCACCCGGGTCACCAACAACCGCATCATCGTGCTGGGAGCCACGGCCGGTGGGGCGCGCGTGGTGCAGATGTTCGACGACAATATGAACTTGCTGGAAGTGCTAGCTCAGGTAGGCGGTATATCCGGCGGCTTTGTGGGGCCTTCCGGCGGTGGAGGTGGGTCTGGCCGGGCGGATAACATCAGACTGATTCGGGGAGACCTTAAGAATCCTCAGGTGCAGATCATCGACCTGACTACCATTGACGGTATGCGGCGGGCTAACCTGCAGGTAGAGCCCAATGATATTATTTACGTGGAGCCTATTCGGAGACCTTTCTACGAGGCCTTGGCTGATGCAAATCCTCTCTTCTCATTTCTGGGCGGACTCTCGGGTATTGCTACTCTCATCATTGCCATTTCACGATAA
- a CDS encoding polysaccharide biosynthesis tyrosine autokinase: MAAKEEAELEELIRNAGGGEAEQADEGEGLDLTTLLMVVRKSIPWMLLLILLGLTASWLFLRYTPPLYKSSSSIKIDEKTEAGVLGLEGIGGAVEKQQSINKLSGEVELIKSDIIYRRLKDSLNLSVSYYAQGTVLENELYRSSPFRVEYTASSQAVYNVKIGVRLLPANRVRIQYEYQNQEESGEYAFGQTIQALGFTFRIYPTNLYSTDKLEADYQFVIHDEGSLNAYLSQNLLVEIGNADANVIGISFTDHNPLKARDIVNKVDSAYLVEKLARKQEQAARATRYINEQLGENRKDLQSAEENMQAFVKRNGTYDVKGEVGLITTALEEQEQEREKLQTQVDMLDELGRLLNQKRLTEREDGDIFQTIPALTEVKDPQLAQRITELSDLQLDLKRAELSYQPGATTALQLKELQITNTKKVIRELLQRNQQLVRRQLAKMDGKRAELEARLRALPEKQTELARLQRPLELYEKYNLSMMDKKIEFGISMAGTTADFQILSPATLPATPISPVKLMVYAIGLAAGILLGLGLIAVRYLMHNTVTNVRELERNTSASVLGIIPTYDKEKMAVSKLVVDKNPKSALSEAIRSIRTNLEFISSSKKKRLISITSTISGEGKTFVTVNLAGIIAASDQRVIILDLDMRKPKVNLAFNAENVKGVSTVLIEKHSWQECVQHTSIPTLDFISAGPTPPNPSELILSPRFDELIQALHEHYDVVMIDTPPVGLVTDGILIMRKADVPIYIVRSNYSKKAFLKNINKLIRVNGFTKLSTILNDAKGSGGYGYGYGYGYGYGYGQGYYEEPTANRGLLSRFRKRAS, from the coding sequence ATGGCGGCAAAAGAAGAGGCTGAACTGGAAGAACTAATTCGTAATGCGGGCGGTGGCGAGGCCGAACAAGCCGACGAAGGCGAAGGCCTTGATTTAACCACCCTGCTCATGGTGGTGCGCAAGAGTATCCCCTGGATGCTCCTGCTTATCCTGCTGGGTCTCACCGCATCGTGGTTGTTTCTGCGCTATACGCCCCCTCTCTACAAATCCAGTTCATCCATCAAGATTGATGAGAAAACCGAGGCCGGGGTACTGGGCCTGGAAGGCATTGGGGGCGCCGTGGAAAAGCAGCAGAGCATCAACAAGCTTTCTGGTGAGGTAGAACTTATTAAGTCCGATATCATTTACCGGCGGTTGAAGGATTCCCTGAACCTGTCGGTGAGCTACTACGCCCAGGGCACGGTGCTGGAAAACGAACTGTATCGGAGCTCTCCGTTCCGGGTGGAATACACGGCTTCTTCGCAGGCGGTGTATAACGTGAAAATTGGAGTGCGGCTGTTACCGGCCAACCGGGTGCGTATTCAGTATGAGTACCAGAATCAGGAAGAAAGCGGAGAGTATGCCTTTGGGCAAACCATTCAGGCCCTGGGCTTCACGTTCCGGATTTATCCCACGAATCTGTACTCGACTGACAAGCTGGAGGCTGACTACCAGTTCGTTATTCATGATGAGGGCAGCCTGAATGCCTACCTGAGTCAGAATCTGCTAGTGGAAATTGGGAATGCCGACGCCAATGTGATTGGTATCTCCTTCACGGACCACAATCCGCTGAAAGCCCGGGATATCGTCAACAAGGTTGACTCAGCATATCTGGTTGAAAAGCTGGCCCGGAAACAGGAGCAAGCCGCCCGGGCTACCCGCTACATCAACGAGCAGCTAGGCGAGAATCGTAAGGATCTGCAGAGCGCGGAGGAAAACATGCAGGCCTTCGTGAAGCGCAATGGCACGTATGATGTGAAGGGTGAAGTAGGGCTGATTACAACTGCGTTGGAGGAGCAGGAGCAGGAGCGGGAAAAGCTGCAAACCCAGGTTGACATGCTGGATGAACTTGGCCGACTACTAAACCAGAAGCGCCTGACCGAGCGCGAGGACGGGGATATCTTCCAGACCATTCCGGCGCTAACCGAAGTCAAGGATCCGCAGCTGGCCCAGCGCATTACCGAGCTGAGCGACTTGCAGCTGGATCTGAAGCGGGCGGAACTTTCTTATCAGCCAGGGGCTACCACGGCGCTGCAGCTAAAGGAGTTGCAGATAACCAATACCAAAAAGGTTATCCGGGAGCTGCTGCAGCGAAACCAGCAGCTGGTGCGACGGCAGCTTGCCAAAATGGACGGTAAGCGGGCAGAGCTGGAAGCTCGTCTCCGGGCGCTACCCGAAAAGCAAACCGAGCTGGCCCGTCTGCAGCGCCCATTGGAGTTATACGAAAAGTATAACCTGAGCATGATGGACAAGAAGATAGAGTTTGGTATTTCGATGGCAGGTACCACTGCCGATTTCCAGATTCTCTCGCCGGCGACGTTGCCTGCTACCCCCATTTCGCCCGTGAAGCTGATGGTGTATGCCATCGGGCTGGCTGCGGGTATTCTTCTGGGCCTGGGCCTAATAGCCGTGCGCTACCTGATGCACAATACTGTCACGAACGTGCGGGAGCTGGAACGCAATACATCCGCCTCGGTGCTGGGTATTATTCCCACGTATGACAAGGAAAAGATGGCCGTCTCGAAACTGGTTGTGGATAAGAATCCTAAATCGGCATTATCGGAAGCTATTCGCTCTATACGGACCAACCTGGAATTCATTTCCTCCTCCAAGAAAAAGCGCCTGATTTCCATTACCTCCACTATCAGTGGGGAGGGTAAAACCTTCGTGACGGTAAACCTGGCTGGCATCATTGCCGCCTCTGACCAGCGGGTGATTATCCTGGACCTGGACATGCGCAAGCCCAAAGTAAACTTAGCCTTTAACGCCGAGAACGTGAAGGGCGTGAGCACCGTCCTGATTGAGAAGCACAGCTGGCAGGAGTGCGTACAGCACACGTCCATTCCTACGCTGGACTTTATTTCGGCCGGTCCTACCCCCCCCAACCCCTCGGAGCTGATCTTGAGCCCACGCTTTGATGAGCTGATTCAGGCCTTGCATGAGCACTACGATGTAGTGATGATTGACACCCCGCCGGTAGGCTTGGTAACGGATGGCATCCTGATTATGCGCAAGGCCGATGTCCCGATTTATATTGTCCGCAGCAACTACTCGAAAAAGGCCTTCCTGAAAAATATCAACAAGCTGATCCGAGTGAACGGCTTTACCAAGCTCAGCACCATTCTGAATGATGCGAAGGGCAGTGGGGGATATGGCTATGGCTATGGTTACGGCTACGGCTACGGCTACGGACAGGGGTATTACGAGGAGCCTACGGCCAATCGGGGGTTGCTGAGCCGTTTCCGGAAGCGGGCATCTTAA
- a CDS encoding tyrosine-protein phosphatase has product MSFLQKLFGSAAKEPAAFATLAGLGTDMHSHVLPGLDDGAETLEQSLELLRQLQELGYRKLVMTPHIMGDFYRNTPDGIRGALGALRTAAAQAGITGLELDCAAEYYLDEWLGRKLEQKEPLLTFGGERRYVLFETSYINEPFNFAETVFNMQAAGYQPVLAHPERYTYLYGRFEELIRIRENGVLLQVNLNSLVGYYSAGAKRVAEKLIDAGMVDMVGSDAHNGKHLESIRSKVLRSDYLPRLLSLPLLNASL; this is encoded by the coding sequence ATGTCCTTTCTGCAGAAGTTATTTGGCTCGGCCGCTAAAGAACCCGCGGCTTTTGCTACGCTGGCCGGGCTGGGCACCGATATGCACTCTCATGTGCTGCCTGGCCTCGACGATGGTGCCGAAACCCTGGAACAGTCCCTGGAGCTGTTGCGCCAACTGCAGGAGCTAGGCTACCGCAAGCTGGTCATGACGCCCCACATCATGGGCGACTTCTACCGCAATACTCCCGATGGGATTCGGGGCGCCCTCGGGGCGCTCCGAACTGCCGCGGCCCAGGCCGGTATTACAGGTCTGGAGCTGGATTGTGCCGCCGAATATTACCTGGATGAATGGCTGGGACGCAAACTGGAGCAGAAGGAGCCCCTCCTGACCTTCGGGGGCGAGCGGCGTTACGTCCTGTTTGAAACCTCCTACATCAACGAGCCTTTCAACTTCGCTGAAACAGTGTTTAATATGCAGGCGGCTGGCTACCAACCGGTGCTGGCCCACCCCGAGCGGTACACCTACCTCTACGGCCGTTTTGAAGAGCTGATCCGGATTAGGGAAAACGGCGTGCTGCTGCAAGTAAACTTGAACTCCCTGGTAGGCTACTACTCGGCCGGCGCCAAGCGGGTAGCCGAGAAGCTGATTGACGCCGGCATGGTGGATATGGTAGGCTCGGACGCACACAATGGAAAACACCTGGAAAGCATCCGCAGCAAGGTACTGCGCAGCGACTACCTGCCCCGGCTGCTGAGCCTGCCGCTGCTCAACGCTTCCTTGTAG